One Natrinema salaciae genomic region harbors:
- a CDS encoding GNAT family N-acetyltransferase: MNVRSATPDDFEAITAVARETWHDTYDELEPETIDQTVDNWYTDDSMPLEAPGTVVLVAERDGELVGFTHAVVQGETADILRMYVHPEQQGEGIGSALHERLIAEIVSTDAEQVRSIDFAFNDASRAFYEGLGFEQTDEGDVEIDGEYYSEAIYTLDL, from the coding sequence ATGAACGTTCGATCCGCGACACCCGACGACTTCGAGGCAATCACGGCCGTCGCTCGCGAGACCTGGCACGACACCTACGACGAACTCGAGCCCGAGACCATCGACCAAACCGTCGACAACTGGTACACCGACGACTCGATGCCGCTCGAGGCCCCCGGAACGGTCGTGCTCGTCGCCGAGCGAGACGGGGAGCTGGTCGGCTTCACTCACGCGGTCGTCCAGGGAGAGACGGCCGATATCCTTCGGATGTACGTCCACCCGGAACAGCAGGGCGAGGGGATCGGGTCGGCGCTCCACGAGCGGCTGATCGCCGAGATCGTGTCAACCGACGCCGAGCAAGTCCGATCGATCGACTTCGCGTTCAACGACGCCAGCCGCGCGTTCTACGAGGGGCTGGGCTTCGAGCAGACCGACGAGGGAGACGTCGAGATCGACGGCGAGTACTACTCCGAAGCGATCTACACCCTCGATCTCTGA
- a CDS encoding GNAT family N-acetyltransferase, with amino-acid sequence MDIRPATRDDRERIRAVARETWHNTYDELEPETIDRTIDEWYGDDALETALSKPGTAFLVAVTESPERDAADDGSQAGGEIVGFAHGVVTEDEGDVLRLSVHPDHQGEGIGTALYERLREDLRDFNMERMRAIDLASNEGGREFYESHGFEPTDEADVEIGGERRREVVYTLEL; translated from the coding sequence ATGGACATCAGACCAGCCACGCGCGACGACCGCGAGCGGATCAGGGCCGTCGCCCGCGAGACCTGGCACAACACCTACGACGAGCTCGAACCCGAGACCATCGACCGGACCATCGACGAGTGGTACGGCGACGACGCGCTCGAGACGGCGCTGTCGAAGCCGGGCACCGCTTTTCTGGTCGCAGTAACGGAGAGCCCGGAGCGAGACGCCGCGGACGACGGGTCGCAGGCGGGCGGCGAGATCGTCGGCTTCGCCCACGGCGTCGTCACCGAGGACGAGGGCGACGTCCTGCGACTGTCCGTCCACCCCGATCATCAGGGCGAGGGGATCGGGACGGCGCTGTACGAGCGGCTCCGTGAGGATCTGCGGGACTTCAACATGGAACGGATGCGCGCCATCGACCTCGCCTCGAACGAGGGCGGCCGGGAATTCTACGAATCGCACGGGTTCGAGCCGACCGACGAGGCCGACGTCGAGATCGGCGGCGAGCGGCGACGGGAAGTGGTCTACACGCTCGAGCTGTGA
- the nrfD gene encoding NrfD/PsrC family molybdoenzyme membrane anchor subunit produces MGTKTPSEADILRPIGQVSRTYFILVGIAGLAFGAFLIGWAYQLQQGLVVTALGDWGSGGGVTWGIYIGAFIWWVGIAHGGIILSAAVRLLGMDRYMPIARLAELLTLAGLSAAGFYIIVHLGRPDRMVTSVLGHYHITVHASPLVWDVTVITAYFVLTATYLSLTLRYDISRLRDQLPDRLDPIYAFMTIGYTEREDRVVERMVWWLALAIIIMAPLLLHGGVIPWLFAVIPTMPTWFGGVQGPQFLTIALTSAISGVILLSFAFRRAYDWEHIITDDIFRGLLLWLGFFCLLFLWLQLQQNITGLFTAPVDLTHAAVARATTPLYLFAMGLVFLVLAYIFAQSIRPELFTKRRAAVCSIAVLTATIVEKVLFVVEGFLHPTFDIYHATPGVYVPSLIELASITGTIGMVGLFFLTVAKVFPVVELHAIEHLRDDHE; encoded by the coding sequence ATGGGGACGAAAACGCCGAGCGAGGCCGACATCTTGCGGCCGATCGGACAGGTATCGAGAACGTACTTTATACTGGTCGGAATCGCTGGGCTGGCGTTCGGCGCCTTCCTGATCGGGTGGGCCTACCAGCTCCAGCAGGGACTGGTCGTCACCGCCCTCGGTGACTGGGGAAGCGGCGGCGGCGTAACCTGGGGCATATACATCGGCGCGTTCATCTGGTGGGTCGGGATCGCTCACGGCGGCATCATCCTCTCGGCCGCGGTCAGACTCCTCGGGATGGACCGATACATGCCCATCGCACGGCTCGCCGAGTTGCTGACTCTCGCCGGGCTCTCCGCGGCCGGCTTCTATATCATCGTCCACCTCGGTCGGCCGGACCGAATGGTCACGAGCGTTCTCGGCCACTATCACATCACGGTCCACGCCTCGCCGCTGGTGTGGGACGTGACCGTCATCACGGCCTACTTCGTCCTGACGGCGACCTATCTCTCGCTCACCTTACGCTACGACATCAGTCGACTGCGCGATCAGCTCCCGGACCGGCTCGATCCGATCTACGCGTTCATGACGATCGGGTACACCGAGCGGGAGGACAGAGTCGTCGAACGGATGGTCTGGTGGCTCGCGCTCGCGATCATCATCATGGCTCCGCTGTTGCTCCACGGCGGCGTGATCCCGTGGCTGTTCGCCGTGATCCCGACGATGCCGACCTGGTTCGGCGGCGTTCAGGGACCGCAGTTCCTCACCATCGCGCTCACGTCGGCGATCAGCGGCGTGATCCTCCTCTCGTTCGCGTTCCGCCGCGCCTACGACTGGGAACACATCATCACCGACGACATCTTCCGCGGGCTGCTCCTGTGGCTCGGCTTCTTCTGTCTCCTCTTCCTGTGGCTCCAGCTCCAGCAGAACATCACCGGGCTGTTCACGGCGCCCGTCGACCTCACTCACGCGGCCGTGGCCAGGGCCACCACGCCCCTCTACCTCTTCGCGATGGGGCTGGTCTTTCTGGTACTGGCGTACATCTTCGCGCAGTCGATCCGTCCGGAGCTGTTCACCAAGCGACGAGCCGCCGTCTGCAGTATCGCCGTCCTCACCGCGACGATCGTCGAGAAGGTGCTGTTCGTCGTCGAGGGGTTCCTGCACCCGACGTTCGACATCTACCACGCGACGCCCGGCGTGTACGTTCCGAGCCTGATCGAACTCGCGTCGATCACCGGAACGATCGGGATGGTCGGGCTCTTCTTCCTCACCGTCGCGAAAGTGTTCCCGGTGGTCGAACTCCACGCGATCGAACACCTGCGGGACGATCACGAGTGA
- a CDS encoding putative manganese transporter — protein sequence MNELLTVLLESLRDGYVQVSAFVAVTVLAFGLVQYWTDGAVIGAIEDNERLQVLFGGLLGLTPGCGGAIVVMPLYVRGTVSFGTVVATLGATAGDSAFVILALAPEAALYAYAIAFAASVATGYLVDSVGLGVSRIDAAVARLSTTATPDGGTVVNGGVSPNPAHDYGGPAPTHAHENGPDRHSRVLTPLSHLAHVLWWVTAVAGLVLGTLYLLRGGPEVALATNLGFDGLFTITGVVGAVLSLYLYAVGRHYVGEGEIARARDSFASAYDTLTHAAMETSFVTVWVLVAFLVYEYAVLLTGVNVATVAAAAGVLAPIGGAVVGLIPGCGPQILLASVYAEGGLPFSALTANAIAQDGDALFPLLAVDARAAIVATIYNFLPAVVVGVALNLLWGPVFGMAEFGFGVL from the coding sequence GTGAACGAGCTCCTCACAGTCCTCCTCGAGTCGCTGCGCGACGGCTACGTGCAGGTGAGCGCCTTCGTCGCGGTGACGGTGCTGGCGTTCGGACTGGTCCAGTACTGGACCGACGGGGCCGTGATCGGCGCGATAGAGGACAACGAACGGCTACAGGTCCTGTTCGGCGGCCTGCTCGGACTGACGCCCGGCTGCGGCGGTGCGATCGTCGTGATGCCGCTGTACGTCCGCGGGACGGTCAGTTTCGGCACCGTCGTCGCGACGCTGGGCGCGACCGCGGGCGACTCGGCGTTCGTCATCCTCGCGCTCGCCCCCGAAGCCGCGCTGTACGCCTACGCCATCGCCTTCGCCGCGTCCGTCGCGACCGGCTACCTCGTCGACTCGGTCGGACTGGGCGTCTCGCGGATCGACGCCGCGGTCGCCCGGCTCTCGACCACCGCGACGCCGGACGGCGGGACCGTCGTCAACGGCGGCGTCAGTCCCAACCCGGCCCACGACTACGGCGGCCCCGCCCCGACCCACGCCCACGAGAACGGCCCCGATCGCCACTCTCGAGTGCTCACCCCGCTCTCGCACCTGGCACACGTGCTGTGGTGGGTGACCGCCGTCGCGGGGCTCGTCCTCGGGACGCTCTACCTGCTCCGCGGCGGTCCCGAAGTCGCGCTGGCCACCAATCTCGGCTTCGACGGTCTGTTCACGATTACCGGCGTCGTCGGCGCGGTGCTGTCGCTGTACCTCTACGCCGTCGGCCGCCACTACGTCGGCGAGGGGGAGATCGCCCGGGCTCGAGACTCGTTCGCGTCGGCCTACGACACGCTCACCCACGCGGCGATGGAGACGAGCTTCGTCACCGTCTGGGTGCTCGTGGCCTTCCTCGTCTACGAGTACGCCGTCCTCCTGACGGGGGTGAACGTCGCCACCGTCGCCGCGGCCGCGGGCGTGCTGGCCCCGATCGGCGGCGCGGTCGTCGGGCTGATCCCCGGCTGTGGCCCCCAGATCCTGCTGGCGAGCGTCTACGCCGAGGGCGGCCTGCCCTTCTCCGCGCTGACCGCCAACGCGATCGCCCAAGACGGCGACGCGCTGTTCCCGCTGCTGGCCGTCGACGCCAGAGCCGCCATCGTCGCCACCATCTACAACTTCCTGCCCGCCGTCGTCGTCGGCGTCGCGCTCAACCTGCTGTGGGGGCCGGTGTTCGGGATGGCGGAGTTCGGGTTCGGCGTGCTCTGA
- the uvrB gene encoding excinuclease ABC subunit UvrB, protein MSDAKGPLQPDRPDVDRPFAVDAPFEPAGDQPEAIDRLVDGFQSGMDKQTLLGVTGSGKTNTVSWVVEEVQKPTLVIAHNKTLAAQLYEEFRNLFPDNAVEYFVSYYDYYQPEAYVEQSDTYIDKDASINDEIDRLRHSATRSLLTREDVIVVASVSAIYGLGDPRNYVDMSLRLEVGEEIGRDELLARLVDLNYERNDVDFTQGTFRVRGDTLEIYPMYGRYAVRVELWGDEIDRMVKVDPLEGTTQGEQQAVLVHPAEHYSIPENTLEEAMDEIRDDLDSRVSYFERTGDMIAAQRIEERTTFDLEMMQETGYCSGIENYSVYLSDRDSGDAPYTLLDYFPEDFLTVVDESHVTLPQVRGQYAGDKSRKDSLVENGFRLPTAYDNRPLTFEEFEEKTDQTLYVSATPGDYEREESDRIVEQIVRPTHLVDPAIEVSDATGQVDDLMDRIDERIERDERTLVTTLTKRMAEDLTEYLEEAGVDVAYMHDETDTLERHEIIRSLRLGEIDVLVGINLLREGLDIPEVSLVAILDADQEGFLRSETTLVQTMGRAARNVNGEVVLYADEPSNAMESAIEETKRRRRIQREFNEEHGLEPTTIEKEVGEANLPGSKTDTSEVSGRELADEDDAARYIDELEDRMQEAASNLEFELAADIRDRIRDVREEFDLEGDDEGIAPPTEEF, encoded by the coding sequence ATGAGTGACGCGAAAGGTCCACTTCAGCCGGACCGCCCCGATGTCGATCGACCGTTCGCGGTCGACGCACCGTTCGAGCCCGCGGGCGACCAGCCCGAGGCGATCGACCGGCTCGTCGACGGGTTCCAGTCGGGGATGGACAAACAGACCCTGCTCGGCGTGACCGGGTCGGGCAAGACGAACACCGTCTCGTGGGTCGTCGAGGAGGTCCAGAAGCCGACGCTGGTGATCGCCCACAACAAGACGCTGGCGGCCCAGCTCTACGAGGAGTTTCGGAACCTCTTCCCCGACAACGCCGTCGAGTACTTCGTCTCCTACTACGACTACTACCAGCCCGAGGCCTACGTCGAGCAGAGCGACACCTACATCGACAAGGACGCCTCGATCAACGACGAGATCGACCGCCTGCGCCACTCCGCCACGCGATCGCTGCTGACGCGCGAGGACGTCATCGTCGTCGCCTCGGTCTCCGCGATCTACGGCCTCGGTGACCCGCGCAACTACGTCGACATGTCCCTGCGCCTCGAGGTCGGCGAGGAGATCGGTCGCGACGAACTGCTCGCCCGGCTGGTCGACCTGAACTACGAGCGCAACGACGTCGACTTCACGCAGGGCACCTTCCGCGTTCGCGGCGACACGCTCGAGATATACCCGATGTACGGCCGCTACGCGGTCCGCGTCGAGCTCTGGGGCGACGAGATCGACCGCATGGTCAAGGTCGATCCGCTCGAGGGGACGACGCAGGGCGAGCAACAGGCCGTCCTCGTCCACCCCGCGGAGCACTACTCGATCCCGGAAAATACGCTCGAGGAGGCGATGGACGAGATCCGGGACGACCTGGACTCCCGCGTTTCGTACTTCGAACGAACCGGCGACATGATCGCCGCCCAGCGCATCGAGGAGCGGACGACGTTCGACCTCGAGATGATGCAGGAGACCGGCTACTGTTCGGGGATTGAGAACTACTCGGTCTACCTCTCGGATCGGGACTCCGGCGACGCGCCGTACACGCTGCTGGACTACTTCCCGGAGGACTTCCTGACCGTGGTCGACGAGTCCCACGTGACGCTGCCACAGGTCCGCGGGCAGTACGCCGGCGACAAGTCCCGCAAGGACTCGCTGGTCGAGAACGGGTTCCGGCTGCCGACCGCGTACGACAACCGGCCGCTCACGTTCGAGGAGTTCGAGGAGAAGACCGATCAGACGCTGTACGTCAGCGCGACCCCGGGCGACTACGAGCGCGAGGAGAGCGACCGGATCGTCGAACAGATCGTTCGACCGACGCACCTCGTCGACCCGGCGATCGAGGTCTCGGACGCGACGGGACAGGTCGACGACCTGATGGACCGCATCGACGAGCGGATCGAGCGCGACGAGCGCACGCTCGTGACGACGCTGACCAAACGGATGGCCGAGGACCTCACCGAGTACCTCGAGGAGGCCGGCGTCGACGTGGCCTACATGCACGACGAGACCGACACGCTGGAGCGCCACGAGATCATCCGCTCCCTTCGCCTGGGCGAGATCGACGTGCTCGTCGGGATCAACCTCCTCCGGGAGGGGCTGGACATCCCCGAGGTTTCGCTGGTCGCGATCTTAGACGCCGATCAGGAGGGCTTTCTGCGCTCGGAGACGACGCTGGTCCAGACGATGGGCCGGGCCGCCCGGAACGTCAACGGCGAGGTCGTCCTCTACGCCGACGAGCCCTCGAACGCCATGGAGTCGGCGATCGAGGAAACGAAGCGCCGTCGCCGGATTCAACGGGAGTTCAACGAGGAACACGGCCTCGAGCCCACCACGATCGAGAAGGAAGTCGGCGAGGCCAACCTGCCGGGCAGCAAGACCGATACCAGCGAGGTCTCCGGCCGGGAACTCGCGGACGAAGACGACGCCGCGCGGTACATCGACGAACTCGAGGACCGGATGCAGGAGGCCGCGAGCAACCTCGAGTTCGAGCTGGCCGCGGACATCCGCGATCGGATTCGAGACGTGAGAGAGGAGTTCGACCTCGAGGGCGACGACGAGGGGATCGCGCCGCCGACCGAGGAGTTCTGA
- a CDS encoding DUF4397 domain-containing protein: MGVAGGLTAASGTVLAVGEYKDDQRASDDEKQNADADADFGGAAVRVAHFSPDAPNVDVYVDDEQVLADVAYGDVSPYLELEPGTYTVTITAAGDPNTVAFEGDVTFGAAFYTVAAIGELEADTFQPAVLVDAGSALVRLVHAAPDAPTVDVYADDEPLFEGVSFTDSTDYVPVPAGQYTLSVRPAGDPETTVASFDVALERGTASTGYAIGYLEPPADAMDREFTVEVTADGPTADSDTHHG, encoded by the coding sequence ATGGGCGTCGCGGGCGGACTGACTGCAGCGAGCGGGACCGTTCTGGCGGTCGGCGAATACAAAGACGACCAACGGGCTTCCGACGACGAGAAACAGAACGCCGACGCGGACGCGGACTTCGGCGGCGCGGCCGTCCGGGTCGCACACTTCTCCCCGGACGCACCGAACGTCGACGTTTACGTCGACGACGAGCAAGTGCTCGCGGACGTCGCCTACGGTGACGTCTCGCCGTATCTAGAACTCGAGCCGGGGACGTACACGGTCACGATCACGGCCGCCGGCGATCCGAACACGGTCGCGTTCGAGGGCGACGTCACGTTCGGAGCCGCGTTCTACACGGTCGCCGCGATCGGCGAACTCGAGGCCGACACCTTCCAGCCGGCGGTGCTGGTGGACGCTGGCTCGGCGCTCGTCCGGCTCGTTCACGCCGCGCCCGACGCCCCCACGGTCGACGTCTACGCCGACGACGAGCCCCTGTTCGAGGGCGTCTCGTTCACCGACTCGACCGACTACGTCCCGGTCCCCGCCGGCCAGTACACCCTCTCCGTCCGACCGGCCGGGGACCCGGAAACGACCGTGGCCTCGTTCGACGTGGCGCTCGAACGCGGAACCGCCTCCACCGGGTACGCGATCGGCTATCTCGAGCCGCCGGCGGACGCGATGGACCGCGAGTTCACCGTCGAAGTGACTGCCGACGGGCCGACGGCTGACAGCGACACCCACCACGGATAG
- a CDS encoding DUF7553 family protein — protein MTAQLQQARDDLDAAAKSADDDDVREDIRETTDAFADYVMGDTEPDHAILDERLNTLRQVRERADGDTEAKVGSAIETVEDYRESLYQD, from the coding sequence ATGACGGCGCAACTCCAGCAGGCTCGAGACGACCTCGACGCGGCGGCGAAGTCGGCCGACGACGACGACGTCCGCGAGGACATCCGCGAGACCACGGACGCGTTCGCCGACTACGTGATGGGCGATACGGAACCGGATCACGCCATCCTCGACGAGCGGCTCAACACGCTCCGGCAGGTCCGCGAGCGCGCGGACGGCGACACCGAGGCCAAGGTCGGATCGGCCATCGAAACGGTCGAGGACTACCGCGAGAGCCTCTATCAGGACTGA
- a CDS encoding SLC13 family permease, with protein sequence MIGAALSEGALVVFGLIVVALVLFVSELVPNDVTAIGIIVSLAALEPLTGVGHRAAISGFANTATITIVAMYMLSEGVQRTGVVQRLGLSLAAFAKGSETRALAATVATAGPIAGVVNNTPVVAVFIPMITDLAEKTGVSPSKLLLPLSYAAILGGTLTLVGTSTNLLASEFTVDLLDREPIGMFEFTSLGLVVLVVGIAYLMTVGRWLTPARIPVDADLVEEFDLEDHLTQVRVGADSAAVGLTVDELEDRTGADIRVLRHHRNGDRDARHAETERVLEYDGDSGGDSDAHADGAERDPERHRDGVVETRSGADGADRQRHRAGEAVAATEADPRIRAGDALTVHGTLQSVNRFVENQGLRQLHRESVTEETFDESAGEELLAKTIVPMESPFVGKTLSETHLRDVYQLTVLAIRRGGELLRTDLEDRTLDGGDLLLVQTVPSTIEYVTDTGDLVVVDDASDRLLEDGIDEIAPLSPRTPIVLAIMAGVVGTAALGIVSIVIAAFAGVFLMIVTGCLSTTDAYDAVSWNVVFLLAGVIPLGVALEATGGSQVIASGLVATADFLPLIAVLLLFSLVTGALANVITPVATVVLMIPIAVDAAASLGAEQFSFLLVVMFAAATSFMTPVGYQTNLMVYGPGGYTFADFLKVGGPLQLLLAIVTTGGIAVIWGV encoded by the coding sequence ATGATCGGGGCGGCGCTATCGGAGGGCGCGCTGGTGGTGTTCGGACTCATCGTCGTCGCCCTCGTCCTGTTCGTGTCGGAACTCGTTCCGAACGACGTGACGGCGATCGGTATCATCGTCTCGCTGGCGGCGCTCGAGCCGCTGACGGGCGTGGGCCACCGGGCGGCGATCTCGGGCTTCGCCAACACCGCGACGATAACGATCGTCGCGATGTACATGCTCAGCGAGGGCGTCCAGCGAACCGGCGTGGTCCAGCGACTCGGGCTCTCACTCGCCGCGTTCGCGAAGGGAAGCGAGACGCGTGCGCTGGCGGCGACGGTCGCCACGGCGGGACCGATCGCGGGCGTCGTCAACAACACGCCCGTCGTCGCGGTGTTCATCCCGATGATCACCGATCTCGCCGAAAAGACCGGCGTCTCCCCGTCGAAGCTGCTCTTGCCCCTCTCGTACGCGGCGATTCTGGGTGGGACGTTGACGCTCGTCGGCACGTCGACGAACCTCCTCGCGAGCGAGTTCACCGTCGATCTGCTCGATCGCGAGCCGATCGGTATGTTCGAGTTTACGTCCCTCGGACTCGTCGTCCTGGTCGTCGGTATCGCCTACCTCATGACCGTCGGCCGGTGGCTGACGCCCGCGCGAATTCCGGTCGACGCGGACCTCGTCGAAGAGTTCGATCTCGAGGACCACCTCACGCAGGTCCGCGTCGGCGCGGATTCGGCGGCCGTCGGGCTCACGGTCGACGAGCTCGAGGACCGAACCGGGGCGGACATTCGCGTCCTCCGACACCATCGAAACGGCGACCGCGACGCTCGGCACGCGGAGACCGAGCGAGTGCTCGAATACGACGGCGACAGCGGCGGCGATTCCGACGCGCACGCCGACGGAGCGGAACGCGACCCGGAGCGCCATCGCGACGGGGTCGTCGAGACGCGAAGCGGTGCGGACGGTGCCGACCGGCAGCGCCACCGGGCGGGCGAAGCGGTCGCAGCGACGGAGGCCGACCCGCGGATTCGAGCGGGCGACGCCCTCACCGTCCACGGCACGTTGCAGTCGGTCAACCGGTTCGTCGAGAACCAGGGACTGCGCCAGCTCCACCGCGAATCCGTAACCGAGGAGACGTTCGACGAGTCCGCGGGCGAGGAGTTGCTCGCCAAGACGATCGTCCCCATGGAGTCGCCGTTCGTCGGGAAGACGCTCTCCGAGACGCACCTCCGGGACGTCTACCAGCTGACCGTGTTGGCGATCCGGCGCGGCGGTGAGTTGCTCCGCACGGACCTCGAGGACCGCACGCTCGACGGGGGCGACCTCCTCCTGGTCCAGACCGTCCCGAGCACGATCGAATACGTCACCGACACCGGTGACCTCGTGGTCGTCGACGACGCCTCCGACCGGCTGCTCGAGGACGGGATCGACGAGATCGCGCCGTTGTCGCCGCGGACGCCGATCGTGCTCGCGATCATGGCGGGCGTGGTCGGCACTGCCGCGCTGGGTATCGTCTCCATCGTTATCGCCGCGTTCGCCGGCGTCTTCCTCATGATCGTGACCGGCTGTCTGTCGACGACCGACGCGTACGATGCCGTCTCGTGGAACGTCGTGTTCCTGCTCGCGGGCGTGATCCCGCTCGGCGTCGCCCTCGAAGCGACCGGCGGGTCGCAGGTCATCGCCAGCGGGCTGGTTGCAACCGCCGATTTCCTCCCGCTTATCGCGGTTCTCCTGCTGTTCTCTCTCGTGACAGGAGCGCTCGCGAACGTCATTACGCCCGTCGCGACGGTGGTGCTGATGATCCCGATCGCGGTCGACGCTGCGGCGAGCCTGGGCGCCGAGCAGTTCTCCTTTCTCCTCGTGGTGATGTTCGCCGCCGCGACCTCGTTCATGACGCCGGTCGGCTACCAGACGAATCTGATGGTCTACGGACCCGGCGGGTACACGTTCGCGGATTTCCTGAAAGTCGGCGGACCGCTGCAGTTGCTGCTCGCGATCGTTACGACAGGCGGGATCGCCGTCATCTGGGGCGTGTGA
- a CDS encoding ORC1-type DNA replication protein, whose translation MADDPEEGMLSWDESVFRDEHVFEIDYVPETFKHREGQTQSLTYALRPAVRGSRPLNVVVRGPPGTGKTTAIQKLFDEVGAQTSEVRTIRVNCQVNATRYSVFSRLFEGTFDYEPPSSGISFKKLFGQIAEKLVEEDNVLVVALDDVNYLFYENEASDTLYSLLRAHEEYPGAKIGVIVVSSDPALDVIDELDSRVQSVFRPEDVYFPVYDQPEIVDILEERVKRGFHEGVIDRDTLEYVADLTAESGDLRVGIDLLRRAGLNAEMRASRRVERQDVEEAYEKSKYINLSRSLSGLTDTEQALLEVIANHDGEQAGEVYEVFHDRTDLGYTRYSEIVNKLDQLGLIDAAYAEVDGRGRSRSLSLSYEKDAVLDRLE comes from the coding sequence ATGGCAGACGACCCCGAGGAGGGGATGTTGTCGTGGGACGAATCCGTGTTCAGGGACGAGCACGTCTTCGAAATCGACTACGTCCCCGAGACGTTCAAGCACCGCGAGGGCCAGACCCAGAGCCTGACGTACGCGCTGCGCCCGGCGGTGCGGGGGTCGCGACCGCTGAACGTCGTGGTTCGGGGGCCACCCGGGACCGGAAAGACGACGGCGATCCAGAAGCTCTTCGACGAAGTCGGGGCCCAGACGAGCGAGGTCCGGACGATCCGCGTCAACTGCCAGGTCAACGCGACCCGGTACTCGGTGTTCTCTCGGCTCTTCGAGGGAACGTTCGACTACGAACCGCCGTCCTCGGGGATTTCGTTCAAGAAGCTGTTCGGCCAGATCGCCGAGAAACTCGTCGAGGAGGACAACGTGCTCGTCGTCGCCCTGGACGACGTCAACTACCTCTTCTACGAGAACGAGGCCTCCGATACGCTGTACTCGCTGTTACGGGCCCACGAGGAGTATCCGGGCGCGAAGATCGGCGTGATCGTCGTCTCCTCCGATCCGGCCCTGGACGTGATCGACGAACTCGACTCCCGGGTTCAGAGCGTCTTCCGCCCGGAAGACGTCTACTTCCCGGTCTACGACCAGCCCGAGATCGTGGACATCCTCGAGGAGCGCGTGAAACGCGGCTTCCACGAGGGCGTCATCGACCGAGATACCCTCGAGTACGTCGCCGACCTGACCGCCGAGAGCGGCGACCTCCGGGTCGGCATCGACCTGCTGCGCCGGGCGGGGTTGAACGCCGAGATGCGGGCCAGCCGTCGCGTCGAGCGCCAGGACGTCGAGGAGGCCTACGAGAAGTCCAAGTACATCAACCTCTCGCGGTCGCTGTCGGGCCTGACCGATACCGAGCAGGCGCTGCTCGAGGTGATCGCCAACCACGACGGCGAGCAAGCGGGCGAGGTCTACGAGGTCTTCCACGACCGGACCGACCTCGGATACACGCGCTACTCCGAGATCGTCAACAAACTCGACCAGCTCGGGTTGATCGACGCCGCCTACGCGGAGGTCGACGGCCGGGGCCGCTCGCGGTCGCTCTCGCTGTCGTACGAGAAGGACGCGGTGTTAGACCGGCTCGAGTGA
- a CDS encoding DUF1059 domain-containing protein — protein sequence MPYQFECSKGSCQFLIRSSSADEVERLVRAHVRMTHNGRLDVADIERGTERIELA from the coding sequence ATGCCCTACCAATTCGAGTGTTCGAAGGGGAGTTGCCAGTTCCTGATTCGGTCGAGTAGCGCCGACGAAGTGGAGCGACTCGTGCGGGCCCACGTTCGGATGACGCACAACGGGCGTCTGGACGTGGCGGACATCGAGCGGGGTACCGAACGGATCGAACTGGCCTGA